In Dyadobacter sp. NIV53, a single window of DNA contains:
- a CDS encoding MBL fold metallo-hydrolase codes for MEVFPLEEGIYSVDKKKNLTLLTELDPLPDPGSLRMAVRPFLIKLENDLLLLDCGLGVHNEDGFLITSLLKQHNIKPDQITKILLSHLHKDHIEGLGYFQGDSFVQHFQNATIYLNKQELDYSLGQMGNPSFNHDLLLQLSVLPNLYLMSDLHGHITPEIYFEVVGGHTPYHQAFWISEAGQIVFYGGDNLPQAHYLDYHIAYKTDFDGRKAMELRQQWQEQANEKNWKILLYHDLKLPIITF; via the coding sequence ATGGAAGTTTTTCCCTTAGAGGAAGGAATATATAGTGTAGACAAAAAGAAGAATTTAACCCTTTTAACTGAATTGGATCCCCTGCCGGATCCAGGATCTTTACGAATGGCTGTTCGCCCGTTTTTGATCAAATTGGAAAATGATCTGTTGCTGTTGGATTGTGGCCTGGGAGTACATAACGAGGATGGTTTCCTCATCACATCCCTTTTGAAGCAACATAATATAAAGCCGGATCAGATCACGAAAATCTTGTTATCTCATCTTCATAAAGACCATATTGAAGGGCTGGGTTATTTCCAGGGCGATTCATTTGTACAGCACTTTCAAAATGCAACGATCTATCTAAATAAACAGGAACTGGATTATTCACTTGGACAAATGGGAAATCCTTCTTTTAATCACGATCTGCTTCTGCAATTATCTGTCTTGCCGAATCTTTACTTAATGTCTGACTTACATGGGCATATCACGCCAGAAATTTACTTTGAGGTGGTTGGTGGCCATACGCCATATCATCAGGCATTTTGGATATCCGAAGCAGGTCAAATAGTCTTTTATGGTGGAGACAATCTTCCGCAGGCGCATTACCTGGATTACCATATAGCCTACAAAACTGATTTTGACGGCAGGAAAGCCATGGAATTACGTCAGCAATGGCAGGAACAGGCTAATGAGAAAAATTGGAAAATTCTTTTATATCATGACCTGAAACTTCCGATCATCACATTTTAA
- a CDS encoding SusC/RagA family TonB-linked outer membrane protein, producing the protein MKKSFIYLFLVFFAVHADFAFAQNLTVTGRVVSQTDNEALPGVSILIKGTSRGTTTDVTGNYSLETTPGSTLIFSFIGLKSTELAVPADGKLNVTLESDNTILQEVVVTALGITKEKKSLGYAVQELKTKDLAEAREGNLVNALSGKIAGVNITNSQGGMGSSRIVIRGETSIAGNNQPLFVVDGIPVDNSQLGAGANGSRDFANAISDINPADIESISVLKGPNAAALYGSRASNGVILIKTKSGKSGQKGLGVTLNLGYTVDKLLVLPKYQNVFGQGTGGAFSYKDGKGGGINDATDESWGPKMDGRLIPQFFSNGEAVPFVAHPDNVKNFFETGHTRSTGISVSGSNEKIDYRFSFNNSKQTGVIPNTDISKNSFGVNSTYRINDKLTLTTSANFMRTGSDNLPGTSGRGSSVMLQFLWFGRQVDTELLKDYNKGGFDYNWNHSYYSNPYLLQYENTVEQRRDRFFGNVNLNYKIASWLTATVRTGNDYYTDKRKFKVAYGTNGTPFGSYTEDGYAVNENNTDFNFNLNKSIGADFEVDWLVGGSVRSNFNEQNYQQAPKLAVSNLYTLNNSRDALISYNVLRKQKVYSAFSSAQIGFRNYAFLNLTARNDWSSTLPTGNNSYFYPSINASFVLTDAFDIKSNVLTFAKIRGGWAEVGKDTDPYQLINTYPFNQPFGSSPLLTVSDVLLNSNLKPEITRSTEIGVDLAFFRNRARLDFSYYNTDSYNQILKADVSPTTGYKQKLLNAGHINNHGIEAMLNVKPIETASGFKWDIGINFSKNVSKVISLDDEGFLNDYKLGANGATVYASKGKGYGAIFGSAFARDANGTIIIGANGLPTRDPNQKVLGHYTPKWLGGVTNSFSFKGFNLSVLIDTKQGGSLYSATNATGKYTGVLVETLQGRDAQHGGLTYYFPGNNTSAGAVQLSANGAAPGGEKVYDDGIIAKGNTADGKPNATIVSAERYYKGVYSNSAGINEASVFDASFIKLREVKLGYSVPQSLVSKYKLQNVTISVYGRNLAFLQRKATNIDPETAFNTGNTGQGLESLQLPTTSSYGFNLNIGF; encoded by the coding sequence ATGAAAAAAAGTTTTATTTATTTATTTCTCGTATTTTTTGCGGTACATGCCGACTTTGCATTTGCCCAAAATCTGACTGTTACGGGCCGTGTTGTTTCACAGACGGACAACGAGGCTTTACCGGGGGTTTCAATATTAATTAAGGGAACATCCCGAGGCACTACAACTGACGTTACCGGAAATTATTCTTTGGAAACGACTCCTGGATCTACACTTATCTTTTCTTTTATCGGACTGAAATCAACCGAACTTGCTGTCCCCGCCGACGGCAAACTTAACGTAACACTGGAAAGCGATAATACAATTTTACAGGAAGTGGTCGTAACTGCTTTGGGAATTACAAAGGAGAAAAAATCACTGGGTTACGCGGTGCAGGAATTGAAAACAAAAGATCTTGCAGAAGCTCGGGAAGGTAATCTGGTCAATGCGCTTTCGGGAAAAATTGCGGGCGTGAATATTACCAATAGTCAGGGTGGGATGGGATCTTCCAGAATTGTAATTCGCGGGGAAACTTCCATTGCAGGAAATAACCAGCCGCTTTTTGTTGTCGACGGAATTCCTGTTGATAATTCACAGTTAGGCGCGGGTGCCAACGGATCAAGGGATTTTGCCAATGCAATTTCAGATATTAATCCTGCCGACATTGAATCGATCAGTGTTCTGAAAGGCCCCAATGCTGCGGCTTTATATGGTTCCAGAGCTTCGAATGGCGTTATTCTGATCAAAACCAAATCAGGGAAATCTGGTCAGAAGGGCCTGGGAGTGACTTTAAACCTGGGATATACGGTTGACAAACTTTTGGTATTGCCTAAATATCAGAACGTTTTTGGGCAAGGAACCGGCGGGGCATTTTCCTATAAAGATGGGAAAGGTGGTGGAATAAACGATGCAACGGACGAAAGCTGGGGGCCGAAAATGGATGGGCGTCTGATCCCGCAATTTTTCTCAAACGGTGAAGCTGTTCCCTTTGTCGCGCATCCTGACAATGTGAAAAATTTCTTTGAAACTGGCCATACGAGGTCAACGGGCATTTCAGTTTCGGGGTCGAATGAGAAAATTGATTATCGTTTTTCGTTTAACAACAGCAAACAAACGGGCGTTATTCCAAACACCGATATTTCGAAAAACTCCTTTGGTGTTAACTCAACGTACAGGATCAACGATAAACTGACACTTACGACCAGCGCCAATTTTATGCGGACCGGTTCGGATAATTTACCTGGAACGTCGGGACGTGGAAGCAGCGTAATGTTGCAATTCCTGTGGTTCGGTCGCCAGGTTGATACGGAATTACTGAAAGATTACAACAAAGGAGGATTTGATTATAACTGGAACCACAGCTATTACAGCAATCCATATTTGCTGCAATACGAAAACACGGTTGAGCAGCGCCGGGACAGGTTTTTCGGAAATGTAAACCTGAATTACAAGATTGCAAGCTGGTTAACGGCAACAGTTCGTACGGGCAACGATTACTACACCGACAAGCGAAAATTCAAAGTTGCGTATGGAACCAACGGTACACCTTTTGGTTCGTATACAGAGGATGGTTACGCTGTGAATGAGAACAATACTGATTTTAATTTTAACCTTAATAAAAGCATCGGTGCCGATTTCGAAGTGGATTGGCTTGTGGGAGGAAGTGTGCGAAGTAATTTCAATGAGCAGAATTATCAGCAGGCTCCCAAGCTGGCGGTAAGCAATTTGTATACGCTGAACAACTCGCGTGACGCTCTGATTTCTTACAATGTGTTGAGAAAACAAAAAGTGTACAGTGCGTTTTCATCGGCACAGATCGGTTTTAGAAACTACGCTTTTTTGAATTTAACGGCAAGGAACGACTGGTCGTCCACGCTTCCAACGGGCAACAACTCATACTTTTATCCTTCGATAAACGCAAGTTTTGTTCTGACAGATGCATTTGATATCAAAAGTAATGTGCTGACTTTCGCGAAGATCCGTGGTGGCTGGGCAGAGGTTGGAAAAGACACAGATCCTTATCAGCTGATCAATACGTATCCGTTCAATCAGCCATTTGGAAGCAGCCCGTTGCTAACCGTATCGGATGTACTTTTGAACTCAAACCTGAAACCTGAAATTACACGTTCAACGGAAATAGGTGTTGATCTGGCTTTTTTCAGAAATAGGGCACGACTTGATTTTAGCTACTATAACACAGATAGTTACAACCAGATATTAAAAGCCGATGTAAGTCCGACGACAGGTTACAAGCAAAAATTATTGAACGCTGGTCATATCAACAACCACGGAATAGAAGCAATGCTGAACGTAAAACCGATCGAAACGGCGTCTGGTTTTAAATGGGATATTGGTATTAATTTCTCCAAAAATGTAAGCAAAGTGATCTCGCTGGATGACGAAGGTTTCCTGAACGACTATAAGCTGGGAGCTAATGGGGCGACCGTTTATGCAAGTAAGGGAAAAGGTTACGGAGCGATTTTCGGATCTGCCTTCGCAAGGGATGCAAACGGTACGATCATTATAGGTGCCAACGGCTTACCAACGCGTGATCCGAACCAGAAAGTATTGGGCCATTATACGCCAAAATGGCTGGGAGGCGTTACCAATTCATTCTCATTTAAAGGATTTAACCTGAGTGTATTAATTGATACCAAACAAGGTGGCTCACTCTATTCGGCAACCAATGCAACCGGAAAATACACGGGCGTTTTGGTTGAAACATTGCAAGGCAGAGATGCGCAGCATGGCGGTTTGACCTACTACTTTCCCGGAAATAATACATCGGCCGGAGCAGTGCAGTTGAGTGCAAACGGTGCAGCACCTGGCGGAGAAAAGGTTTATGACGACGGGATTATTGCAAAGGGAAATACGGCCGACGGAAAACCAAATGCCACGATTGTTTCTGCTGAAAGATATTACAAAGGGGTTTACAGCAACAGCGCAGGGATCAATGAAGCAAGTGTTTTTGACGCATCATTTATTAAGTTGAGAGAGGTGAAACTGGGTTATTCGGTTCCGCAAAGTCTGGTAAGCAAATACAAATTGCAGAATGTAACCATTTCAGTTTATGGAAGAAACCTTGCGTTTTTGCAAAGAAAAGCAACCAACATTGATCCTGAAACTGCCTTTAATACCGGCAATACCGGACAGGGACTTGAATCGCTTCAATTGCCGACAACGAGTTCTTACGGTTTTAATCTGAATATTGGATTTTAA
- a CDS encoding DMT family transporter yields the protein MNSKVALFKLPPIPAVLLSIISVQGGAAIAKGLFPLLGAGGTASVRIGFSALILVLAVRPKLGQLKAEQWRAVAPYGIVLGIMNLLFYCALARVPMGLAVTLEFIGPLVLALAGSRRALDILWVVLAGAGIALITPWSGKGIDLLGLFFALAAGGCWAIYILLSQRAGAQLPGQLAVTVGMLFAALPVLPIGLIEGNLFSMTPFMLLLGLLLAIFSSVLPFSLEMQALRTMPSRTFSILMSLEPAVAALAGWWLLGEQLKSGQWLAVVCIVAASSGAALTAKQTLPPLGSE from the coding sequence TTGAATTCGAAAGTAGCATTATTCAAATTGCCTCCTATCCCGGCTGTTCTTTTGTCTATCATAAGTGTTCAGGGCGGAGCAGCCATCGCAAAAGGTTTATTTCCACTTTTAGGCGCGGGCGGCACGGCCAGTGTACGTATTGGCTTTTCTGCGTTGATACTCGTTCTTGCTGTGCGACCAAAACTTGGACAATTGAAAGCTGAACAATGGCGGGCAGTAGCTCCCTACGGAATTGTCCTTGGAATCATGAACCTGCTATTTTATTGCGCACTTGCCCGCGTGCCGATGGGGCTGGCCGTCACCCTCGAATTTATTGGCCCTCTGGTACTTGCCCTTGCAGGTTCGCGCCGTGCACTTGATATTCTTTGGGTTGTACTGGCCGGGGCCGGAATTGCGCTGATTACTCCGTGGAGCGGAAAAGGGATTGATTTATTGGGTTTGTTTTTTGCTTTGGCTGCCGGCGGGTGCTGGGCAATCTATATTCTGCTAAGCCAGCGTGCCGGTGCGCAACTACCTGGACAATTGGCCGTGACGGTCGGGATGCTGTTTGCTGCTTTACCTGTCCTTCCGATTGGGCTTATCGAGGGAAATTTATTTTCAATGACCCCGTTTATGCTGCTATTAGGGTTGCTGCTGGCGATTTTTTCAAGCGTACTTCCTTTTTCACTTGAAATGCAAGCTCTCCGAACGATGCCATCACGCACATTCAGTATCCTGATGAGTCTGGAACCGGCAGTGGCGGCTTTGGCTGGTTGGTGGCTTTTAGGCGAGCAGCTAAAATCCGGACAGTGGCTTGCCGTAGTTTGTATCGTTGCAGCCAGTAGCGGTGCGGCATTAACTGCCAAACAAACTCTCCCACCTTTAGGCAGTGAATAA
- a CDS encoding serine O-acetyltransferase has protein sequence MNKNLNTRSLISLLKKTHNAEWEATPSSNDAIAWLDGLIQFLFPSNHLPKSTSYEGILKKNQIDLENILLSYLEPSGIDIEGVVDHFYTSLEGIYQNLRFDANKINEYDPASHSVNEVIVSYPGFYAIAVYRIANHLNRLGIPVLPRILSEYAHGKTGVDIHPNAEIGVPFMIDHGTGIVIGATTTIGKNVSIYQGVTLGALQVAKDLAEVKRHPTVEDNVIIYARSTILGGDTIIGKNSVIGGSVFLTKSVEPNSQVFNTHKLRIIQKSDELYE, from the coding sequence ATGAATAAAAATCTCAACACGCGGTCATTAATCAGTCTTTTAAAGAAAACACATAATGCAGAATGGGAAGCAACACCTTCCTCCAATGACGCAATTGCATGGCTGGACGGCCTGATACAATTTTTATTTCCAAGTAATCATTTACCTAAAAGTACATCCTACGAGGGCATTTTAAAGAAGAACCAGATTGACCTTGAAAATATATTGCTTAGCTACCTCGAACCATCAGGGATTGATATAGAAGGTGTTGTTGATCATTTTTATACTTCACTCGAAGGCATTTATCAAAATCTCAGATTTGACGCGAATAAAATCAATGAGTACGATCCCGCTTCCCATAGTGTTAACGAAGTAATTGTTTCGTATCCTGGATTTTACGCCATTGCAGTTTACCGGATTGCCAACCATTTGAACCGCCTGGGAATTCCTGTTTTGCCAAGAATACTCAGTGAATATGCACACGGAAAAACAGGCGTGGACATTCATCCGAATGCAGAAATAGGGGTTCCGTTTATGATTGATCATGGCACCGGGATCGTGATTGGCGCGACAACCACGATCGGAAAAAACGTCAGTATCTACCAGGGAGTTACGCTCGGGGCATTACAGGTTGCCAAGGATCTTGCCGAAGTGAAAAGGCATCCTACTGTTGAAGATAATGTAATCATTTATGCCCGTTCTACCATATTGGGTGGTGATACTATCATTGGTAAAAATAGTGTAATTGGTGGAAGTGTTTTTCTTACCAAAAGTGTTGAGCCCAACTCCCAGGTTTTCAATACCCACAAATTACGTATTATTCAAAAGTCGGACGAGTTATATGAATAG
- a CDS encoding acetylxylan esterase — MKILKYILLLSCISFSALAQFGLTPAQRDSLNKITTADYNNMLQQLSINPANLRKGPSGNPKDSNAANSSEEKVNHYTLPNALVLNNGQKVKSAKDWFDKRRPEIVEDFEREIYGRLPKNIPTVIWQVVSVKDTMIGSQAIKEKVLKGIVDNTAYPSVRVEINLILATPAATTNAVPVVLEFGFIRSPFNPGPIKAIGLGSSGEPTWQEQLISRGWGYAIIEPTSIQADNGAGLTRGIIGLVNKGEYRKPDDWGALRAWAWGASRAIDYFETDKNVDAKRLAIEGLSRYGKAAILAMAFEPRFSLGFIGSSGAGGVKILRRVFGEQVENLASSGEYHWFSGNFIKYTSKLSPDDLPVDAHELVALCAPRPIFISSGSPQVEGQWGDAKGMFLGAAHAGPVYRLLGKKDLGTMEFPKLGMPLTDGEIAFRQHAGGHSTGPNWSTWIAWACRYWGSCKYD, encoded by the coding sequence ATGAAAATTTTAAAATACATTCTTTTACTGAGCTGTATCAGCTTTTCCGCTCTGGCCCAGTTTGGACTTACACCTGCCCAGCGTGACAGTTTAAACAAAATCACCACTGCGGATTACAACAACATGCTTCAGCAGCTTAGTATTAATCCTGCTAACCTTCGTAAAGGCCCATCGGGCAATCCAAAAGACAGTAATGCCGCCAACAGCTCAGAGGAAAAAGTGAATCATTATACCCTGCCCAATGCCCTGGTATTAAATAATGGGCAAAAAGTAAAAAGTGCCAAAGATTGGTTTGACAAAAGAAGGCCTGAAATAGTGGAAGATTTTGAACGTGAAATCTATGGAAGGCTGCCAAAAAATATACCTACGGTAATATGGCAGGTCGTTTCGGTAAAAGATACAATGATTGGCAGCCAGGCTATTAAGGAAAAAGTGCTCAAAGGCATTGTTGACAACACCGCTTATCCTTCTGTCAGGGTGGAAATAAACCTGATACTGGCGACTCCTGCTGCAACGACTAATGCAGTACCCGTCGTTTTGGAGTTTGGTTTTATCCGCTCACCATTTAACCCTGGGCCAATAAAAGCCATCGGCCTGGGTTCGTCGGGAGAACCAACCTGGCAGGAACAACTGATCTCTCGCGGCTGGGGCTATGCGATTATCGAGCCAACCAGCATTCAGGCAGATAATGGTGCCGGACTTACCAGAGGTATTATTGGACTGGTTAACAAAGGTGAATATCGCAAGCCGGACGACTGGGGTGCCCTCCGGGCCTGGGCATGGGGAGCAAGTCGCGCCATCGACTATTTTGAAACCGACAAGAATGTAGATGCAAAAAGATTAGCCATTGAAGGCTTGTCACGCTACGGAAAAGCTGCCATTTTGGCCATGGCTTTTGAGCCCCGCTTTTCTTTAGGTTTTATTGGCTCGTCCGGTGCAGGCGGTGTAAAAATCCTGCGCAGAGTATTTGGCGAACAGGTAGAAAACCTGGCCTCCTCGGGCGAATACCATTGGTTTTCCGGAAATTTCATTAAATATACAAGCAAACTCAGCCCGGATGACCTGCCAGTTGATGCCCACGAATTGGTTGCCCTATGTGCACCCAGGCCTATATTTATCAGCTCTGGCTCACCACAGGTAGAAGGTCAGTGGGGAGATGCCAAAGGAATGTTCCTGGGCGCTGCCCATGCCGGCCCGGTCTATCGCCTTTTGGGCAAAAAGGACCTTGGAACGATGGAATTCCCAAAACTGGGTATGCCTTTAACTGATGGCGAAATAGCTTTCAGGCAACATGCAGGAGGCCATAGTACGGGCCCGAACTGGAGTACCTGGATCGCCTGGGCTTGCAGGTATTGGGGCAGTTGTAAATATGATTGA
- a CDS encoding peptidylprolyl isomerase: MKNLPRFLFSLVCLFWISMYNAEAQKIQMLTEAGEIILELYPEKAPVSVSNFLKYVDEKRLDGTVFYRVVRMDNQPVSKVKIEVIQGGLNTDTTRRFDPIVHETTKQSGLKHLDGTLSMARMGPGSASSEFFICINDQPELDFGGLRNADGQGFAAFGQVIKGMETVRKIQQGETGESQKVQLLRKPVKIVSVRRLK; the protein is encoded by the coding sequence ATGAAAAATCTTCCCCGGTTCTTGTTTTCACTGGTATGCCTGTTCTGGATTTCAATGTATAATGCAGAAGCCCAAAAAATACAAATGCTTACGGAGGCGGGGGAAATTATCCTGGAATTATATCCTGAAAAAGCACCGGTTTCGGTTTCTAATTTTCTTAAATACGTCGATGAAAAGCGATTGGACGGAACAGTTTTTTACCGGGTGGTACGGATGGACAACCAGCCGGTAAGTAAGGTGAAAATCGAGGTGATACAGGGTGGGCTTAATACAGATACCACCAGGCGTTTTGATCCCATTGTACATGAAACTACCAAACAAAGTGGGCTAAAGCACCTTGACGGTACATTGTCAATGGCCAGGATGGGCCCCGGATCTGCCAGTTCGGAGTTCTTTATTTGTATAAACGATCAGCCTGAACTGGATTTTGGAGGCTTGCGTAATGCCGATGGTCAGGGTTTTGCAGCATTTGGCCAGGTAATAAAAGGGATGGAAACAGTACGTAAGATCCAGCAGGGAGAAACAGGCGAAAGTCAAAAGGTCCAGCTGCTCAGAAAACCCGTGAAAATTGTTTCCGTACGGCGTTTAAAATAA
- a CDS encoding SusD/RagB family nutrient-binding outer membrane lipoprotein, with protein sequence MNHKNIIFKSAFTLVFAGFLGACSDDLEDINKNPNEAIVAQPDYLLANAIKSNADIILGSDASMETTTLYVQHWAKIQYTDPDKYTASLTNIQNVWTNLYSQGLTDFSTIIKLGEEAGNPNYQAVGLILKSWSFQLLTDLYGDIPYTQAVKIDEYLTPKYDAQKDVYIGLLADLKKAGDQINVSGNPIAGDLIYGGNLAKWKKFANSLRLRIALRIADKDPATAKTVIAELAADPSQLIASNDEIAQLVYLSSPNQNPVAKDRETRDDYRVSKSVIDKLIELKDPRLAVFANKTVDATPLNYVGVTNGLPADSAAKLGFTKTSKLGDYFTAATSPAVFLSYSEVLFNLAEAAQRGFTSDNAADQYKKAVTASLQQFKVGSADITAYLALPSTAYDAANYKKSIGEQKWLALYSQGLEAFAEWRRLDYPQLKPAYAGVLSGKFPARLTYPTGEQALNLANYKAAVASQGEDKLTTKLWFDAQ encoded by the coding sequence ATGAATCATAAAAATATAATTTTCAAAAGCGCTTTTACATTGGTTTTTGCAGGATTTCTGGGCGCTTGCTCGGATGATCTTGAAGATATTAACAAGAACCCGAATGAAGCCATTGTTGCCCAGCCCGACTATTTACTGGCAAACGCCATCAAGTCCAACGCCGACATTATCCTGGGTTCGGATGCGAGCATGGAAACGACCACTTTGTACGTGCAGCACTGGGCGAAAATCCAGTACACCGATCCGGACAAATACACGGCCAGTCTTACAAATATCCAGAACGTGTGGACCAACCTATATTCGCAGGGACTGACGGATTTTTCGACCATTATCAAACTGGGAGAAGAAGCAGGAAACCCTAATTATCAGGCAGTTGGTTTGATCTTAAAATCCTGGTCATTTCAGTTGCTTACTGACTTGTATGGTGATATTCCGTATACTCAGGCGGTAAAAATTGATGAATATCTGACACCCAAATACGATGCTCAAAAAGACGTTTACATTGGCTTACTGGCCGATCTGAAAAAGGCAGGTGATCAGATCAATGTGAGCGGAAACCCTATCGCCGGTGATTTGATTTATGGTGGAAATCTGGCGAAATGGAAGAAGTTTGCCAATTCCCTGCGACTTAGAATTGCATTAAGAATCGCAGACAAAGATCCCGCTACGGCCAAAACGGTTATTGCAGAATTGGCGGCAGATCCGTCACAGCTTATTGCCAGCAATGATGAAATTGCACAGCTGGTTTACCTGAGTTCGCCGAACCAAAATCCGGTTGCCAAAGACCGGGAAACGCGGGATGATTATCGCGTAAGCAAATCTGTTATAGATAAGCTGATTGAATTGAAAGATCCGCGTCTGGCTGTTTTTGCAAACAAAACAGTAGATGCAACGCCTTTGAATTACGTGGGCGTTACCAACGGTCTGCCGGCCGATTCAGCAGCCAAACTGGGTTTTACAAAAACATCAAAACTGGGTGATTATTTTACAGCAGCTACTTCGCCAGCCGTGTTTTTAAGTTATTCGGAAGTGCTTTTTAACCTGGCAGAAGCGGCTCAGCGTGGTTTTACCTCCGATAATGCCGCAGATCAATACAAAAAAGCTGTTACTGCGTCGTTGCAGCAATTCAAGGTTGGAAGCGCAGATATTACCGCCTATCTGGCTTTGCCGTCAACAGCTTACGATGCTGCAAATTATAAAAAATCAATAGGTGAACAGAAATGGCTTGCCTTATACAGCCAGGGTTTGGAAGCGTTTGCAGAATGGAGACGATTGGATTATCCGCAACTGAAACCTGCATACGCTGGTGTGCTAAGTGGTAAATTTCCTGCAAGATTAACTTACCCAACGGGTGAACAAGCCTTGAACCTGGCGAATTACAAAGCGGCTGTGGCCAGTCAGGGAGAGGATAAACTAACGACCAAACTTTGGTTTGATGCGCAGTAG